Proteins from a genomic interval of Lolium perenne isolate Kyuss_39 chromosome 1, Kyuss_2.0, whole genome shotgun sequence:
- the LOC127336469 gene encoding uncharacterized protein codes for MDDSSSEDEDDDDVEMAMAIILNDDEDGIGHWVSKDRFAAKRLHALAADLDGPKRRIIEEHSAFRALLNVSPFNIPNALIDFVASHTSPGLREFKFHKKRIVFTKDMVRKVFGIRCGDRLIVQKKGEHPELRQMYIEEGQSRPFIQHAVKLLKACDVTEDLTIIRTWDLLCLATVIDPGSANLLSLDYLDCMLDPRRTHEFAWDEHLLELAMQEVTKINSKTAEVVVPGNAKKHEFWITGPFALLVVVYMDHLDFPRNQHVINYSIPRVCFVTSGDFKFVVQNDADRKILNNKTFLELSNTPYGVAAFSNRHHVEEPVEQPVEDSEVNPSASLNEWLVFPTSQDLELLLCATMGSSENPQLH; via the exons ATGGACGACTCATCgtcagaggatgaggacgacgacgacgtcgaGATGGCTATGGCCATCATTTTGAATGATGAT GAAGATGGGATTGGTCATTGGGTTTCCAAGGATCGTTTTGCTGCAAAGCGTCTGCATGCTCTTGCTGCAGATCTCGATGGTCCGAAGAGACGTATTATTGAAGAGCATAGTGCATTTAGAGCATTGTTGAATGTATCTCCATTCAACATTCCTAATGCTCTAATAGACTTTGTTGCCTCTCATACTAGCCCTGGTTTGCGGGAGTTCAAGTTCCACAAGAAGAGGATAGTTTTCACAAAAGATATGGTGAGGAAAGTTTTTGGAATTCGATGTGGCGACAGACTTATTGTTCAGAAGAAAGGTGAGCATCCTGAGCTGCGGCAGATGTACATAGAAGAAGGACAATCAAGGCCTTTCATCCAGCATGCTGTTAAATTGCTCAAGGCTTGTGATGTTACGGAGGACCTCACCATTATCAGAACATGGGATCTTCTATGTTTGGCTACGGTTATTGACCCTGGTAgcgcaaatctgcttagccttgactATTTGGACTGTATGTTGGACCCTCGGAGGACTCACGAGTTTGCATGGGATGAACACTTGCTTGAGTTAGCAATGCAGGAGGTTACAAAAATCAATAGCAAGACAGCAGAGGTAGTGGTACCAGGAAATGCTAAGAAACATGAGTTTTGGATCACTGGACCGTTCGCCCTTCTAGTT GTTGTCTACATGGATCACCTGGATTTTCCACGAAACCAACATGTCATTAACTACTCAATTCCTAGAGTATGTTTTGTGACCAGTGGTGATTTCAAGTTTGTTGTACAAAATGATGCTGATAGGAAGATCCTGAATAATAAGACT TTTCTTGAACTGTCAAACACTCCTTATGGAGTTGCTGCTTTTTCTAACCGTCATCATGTTGAGGAGCCTGTTGAGCAGCCTGTTGAAGATTCTGAAGTGAACCCGTCTGCGTCGCTCAATGAATGGCTTGTGTTTCCTACTAGTCAGGATCTTGAG TTGTTGTTATGTGCTACCATGGGATCATCTGAAAACCCCCAGCTTCATTAG
- the LOC139829818 gene encoding uncharacterized protein codes for MFAVGSPKAVALSKVAQKKNSPKPRAKKNRGGSSKERASWNPDLEKTLVELLHEHNVPQYRGNNGWSSEAWSKIVSEFHAKHTYVTMDKNQIQEKEKELKRDYKMLKEARMQSGASWNEKRCMIEAEPHLWNNIITTFPRANKFRKKPFPLFDALGELYDGQYAEGTWNFTSTQPPQYPVFNKVNEGDQLSSSGVEFPDLEESYAYQAQHEAGDARQKTTEEVVPQTTEDTSVEKNGQRPPRKAGAASNQEKEPKKVKKGAALEGALERYIDVRIQQVQGEAAALAREKELVQANDYSIKRCISILMKTTWPRDEKVKASEVFQIPANRETFISFNEDDPELGLLWLRGKVDKL; via the exons ATGTTTGCAGTAGGTTCTCCCAAGGCGGTCGCCTTATCAAAAGTTGCTCAAAAGAAGAATTCTCCTAAACCTCGTGCAAAAAAAAATCGTGGTGGTTCTTCTAAAG AGAGAGCCTCCTGGAATCCAGACCTTGAGAAGACCTTAGTTGAGTTACTTCATGAACATAATGTTCCTCAGTATAGGGGTAATAATGGGTGGTCTTCTGAGGCTTGGAGTAAGATAGTCAGTGAGTTCCACGCCAAACACACATATGTCACCATGGACAAAAATCAGATTCAAGAGAAGGAGAAGGAATTGAAAAGAGACTACAAGATGCTGAAAGAAGCAAGAATGCAAAGTGGTGCTTCTTGGAATGAGAAAAGGTGCATGATAGAGGCTGaaccacatctttggaacaacatCATCACT ACATTTCCTAGAGCTAACAAGTTCCGCAAGAAGCCTTTTCCTCTCTTCGATGCTCTGGGAGAATTATATGATGGACAATATGCAGAAGGGACTTGGAATTTCACCTCTACTCAACCACCACAATATCCTGTTTTTAATAAAGTAAATGAGGGAGACCAACTCAGTAGTAGTGGAGTCGAATTTCCAGATTTAGAAGAAAGCTATGCGTATCAAGCACAACATGAAGCTGGAGATGCAAGACAGAAAACAACTGAAGAAGTAGTACCACAAACTACAGAAGACACAAGTGTTGAAAAGAATGGACAGAGGCCGCCTAGAAAGGCTGGTGCAGCATCCAATCAAGAAAAGGAGCCAAAGAAGGTTAAGAAAGGTGCGGCACTGGAAGGAGCACTAGAGAGGTATATTGATGTGAGAATTCAACAGGTTCAAGGTGAGGCTGCTGCCTTAGCGAGGGAAAAggagttggtgcaagcaaatgaTTACTCAATCAAGAGATGCATCTCTATTCTCATGAAAACAACATGGCCACGAGATGAGAAGGTAAAAGCATCCGAGGTTTTCCAGATTCCAGCAAACAGAGAGACATTTATCAGTTTCAATGAGGATGACCCAGAACTTGGTCTGCTTTGGTTAAGAGGAAAGGTGGATAAGCTTTGA
- the LOC127336461 gene encoding protein FAR1-RELATED SEQUENCE 3-like: MGCLGSVHGGDPRTLGYVKRDVSNIRTMLREEVSHRDMSMVIEYFERGKAESPNFFYDTLVDSNNAIRGLFWVDGRTRALYPKYKDCVFFDTTFCTNKYNLPFAPIVGINNHTHTIVLGCALLPDETTETFKWVFERWMLAMNQMHPDRIMTDQDQAIATAIDKVFPNSVHRCCFYHVLHLARKKLGPNLGEGHPFVDAFYSCIYGTDTIEEFEFCWQHMLRSFDMAENNHLNNMWKSRKTWAPQYELCQNLMLDREDNAGFTMETTTTKLWGSYNIEEQALKFYTREVFDRFQKMVQSSTRFYPIHVEAEGLCFDLVPNQDLDVKTYRVAVNPEEGLYTCGCNMFEMCGLICPHIIMVMVQLNVQQIPGRYMLERWSAAETAHAPEPGTNTIRFGVPTTNTLKYNSLCRKMNQLASDACFDDDTYVAVSRIVDEASKVVATMIKAKGQVQQEGEGYQHRQGENQRQQKPEAPQQHQQTTTVDGTASQQVKNPPRTKPKGRPKITEKRRKTLVELRDEANEKRRKKQSEPKTPKEPKKKRKYMKKKCPFCDDEDHISVKECKYMKIALAREDAMQAGADLTL, from the exons ATGGGTTGTCTAGGAAGTGTGCATGGTGGCGACCCAAGGACGCTAGGCTACGTGAAGAGAGATGTGTCTAACATAAGGACAATGCTGCGAGAGGAAGTATCACATCGTGATATGAGCATGGTGATTGAGTACTTTGAACGCGGGAAAGCAGAAAGTCCAAATTTCTTTTATGACACACTAGTGGATTCAAACAATGCTATCAGAGGACTATTCTGGGTGGATGGAAGGACCAGAGCACTATACCCCAAGTACAAGGACTGTGTTTTCTTCGACACAACCTTTTGCACCAACAAGTATAATCTTCCTTTTGCTCCAATTGTGGGAATAAATAACCACACACATACGATTGTTCTAGGTTGTGCTTTGCTACCAGATGAAACAACAGAAACATTTAAGTGGGTATTTGAAAGGTGGATGCTTGCAATGAATCAGATGCACCCAGATCGTATAATGACAGACCAGGACCAGGCTATAGCTActgcaattgacaaggtatttccAAATTCAGTACACAGATGCTGCTTCTACCATGTGCTGCACCTAGCAAGGAAAAAACTTGGTCCAAATTTGGGAGAAGGCCATCCATTTGTAGATGCATTTTACTCATGCATATATGGAACTGATACTATTGAGGAATTTGAATTCTGCTGGCAGCATATGCTGCGAAGCTTCGACATGGCAGAGAACAATCACCTCAATAATATGTGGAAGAGCAGAAAGACATGGGCACCA CAGTATGAGTTGTGCCAGAATTTGATGTTGGATCGTGAAGACAATGCGGGCTTCACAATGGAGACGACGACAACAAAGCTTTGGGGCAG TTACAACATTGAAGAACAGGCATTGAAATTTTACACAAGGGAAGTCTTCGACAGGTTCCAAAAAATGGTGCAGAGTTCTACAAGATTTTACCCTATCCATGTAGAGGCAGAAGGCTTATGTTTTGATCTTGTTCCAAATCAAGACCTTGATGTGAAAACTTATCGGGTTGCAGTTAACCCTGAAGAAGGATTGTACACATGTGGCTGCAACATGTTTGAAATGTGTGGTTTAATATGCCCACATATCATTATGGTGATGGTGCAGCTCAATGTGCAGCAAATACCAGGAAGATACATGCTTGAAAGGTGGTCTGCAGCAGAAACAGCACATGCCCCGGAACCTGGGACAAATACAATCAGATTTGGTGTCCCAACAACTAACACACTCAAGTACAACTCACTGTGCAGAAAGATGAATCAGCTGGCATCTGACGCATGCTTCGATGATGATACATATGTTGCTGTTTCCCGCATTGTTgatgaagcaagcaaagttgttgCTACAATGATTAAAGCAAAAGGTCAAGTGCAGCAAGAAGGAGAAGGTTATCAGCATAGACAGGGTGAGAACCAGAGACAGCAAAAACCTGAAGCTCCACAGCAACATCAACAAACAACAACAGTAGATGGTACTGCAAGTCAACAGGTGAAGAATCCTCCACGTACGAAGCCAAAAGGTCGCCCAAAGATAACAGAAAAGCGAAGGAAGACATTGGTCGAGCTGCGGGATGAGGCCAATgagaagagaaggaagaagcaaAGTGAGCCTAAAACACCAAAAgagccaaaaaaaaaaaggaagtacaTGAAGAAGAAGTGCCCATTCTGTGATGATGAAGATCATATATCTGTAAAGGAATGCAAGTACATGAAAATTGCTTTGGCTAGAGAAGATGCAATGCAAGCGGGAGCAGATTTGACGTTATAG
- the LOC127319556 gene encoding zinc transporter 9-like: MAADLRLAALCLLFFFSSLPLLTVADCDCEAGEEEQDKAGALKLKIIAVFCILVASAAGSAIPSLGRKFPALSPDTDLFFAVKAFAAGVILATSFVHILPEAFDRLGSPCLVGGPWKKFPFAGFVAMLAAIATLVVDTIATGYFQRAANAKKASAAVGVGDDLEATTPDDHHAHGNGGHSHGHGVSAIIASSAAGTSDDGSAQLIRHRVISQVLELGIIVHSVIIGMSLGASESASTIRPLVIALTFHQFFEGIGLGGCIVQAKLRLRSVLMMSLFFSLTTPVGVVIGIGISSGYNENSPRALVVEGLLSAAAAGILNYMALVDLLAEDFMNPRVQNNGRLQVMVNISLLAGIALMSMLAIWA; encoded by the coding sequence ATGGCTGCCGATCTCAGGCTCGCCGCTCTgtgcctcctcttcttcttctcatccCTCCCTTTGCTCACCGTCGCCGACTGCGACTGCGAGgccggagaggaggagcaagacaAGGCGGGCGCGCTAAAGCTCAAGATCATCGCCGTCTTCTGCATCCTGGTGGCcagcgccgccggcagcgccATCCCGTCGCTCGGCCGCAAGTTCCCGGCGCTCAGCCCGGACACAGACCTCTTCTTCGCCGTCAAGGCCTTCGCCGCGGGGGTCATCCTCGCCACCTCATTCGTGCACATCCTCCCGGAGGCCTTCGACAGGCTCGGCTCGCCGTGCCTCGTCGGAGGACCGTGGAAGAAATTCCCGTTCGCCGGCTTCGTCGCCATGCTCGCGGCAATCGCCACTCTCGTCGTCGACACCATTGCCACGGGGTACTTCCAGCGCGCCGCGAACGCCAAGAAGGCCTCGGCGGCCGTTGGAGTCGGCGACGACTTAGAGGCCACCACGCCGGATGATCATCACGCGCACGGGAACGGCGGTCACTCCCACGGCCACGGCGTATCGGCCATCATCGCTTCGTCCGCCGCAGGAACATCTGACGACGGGAGCGCGCAGCTCATCCGGCACCGCGTCATCTCGCAGGTGCTGGAGCTGGGGATCATCGTGCACTCGGTGATCATCGGCATGTCGCTAGGCGCATCCGAGAGCGCCAGTACGATCAGACCGCTCGTGATCGCGCTAACCTTCCATCAGTTCTTCGAGGGGATAGGGCTTGGAGGATGCATTGTTCAGGCGAAGCTCCGCCTCAGGTCTGTCTTGATGATGTCGCTCTTCTTCTCGCTCACCACGCCGGTTGGCGTGGTGATCGGCATCGGGATATCGTCTGGTTACAACGAAAATAGCCCCAGGGCCTTGGTCGTCGAAGGGCTCCTCAGTGCGGCGGCCGCGGGAATCCTGAACTACATGGCCCTCGTTGACCTTCTAGCCGAAGATTTCATGAACCCTAGGGTGCAGAACAACGGGAGGTTGCAGGTCATGGTGAACATCTCATTGCTGGCTGGGATCGCTCTCATGTCCATGCTTGCTATATGGGCATGA
- the LOC127319574 gene encoding uncharacterized protein: MDMSIRDRIRKRREEDDDDLMILIIPALHHLGYLGGRVAEPQHIPLLTGAEKVKELLEGPVKKCRIAFRMEPYIFKALANYLRKEKLVRDTRIKVEEKLGFFLYMLSHNASYGDLQVFFGHSNDTFHNVMKRFFDIVVPALNLRFLKAPSNQVHPKIHQDNRFYPYFKNCLGAIDGTHIPVSVSPEQAAPFRNRKGTLSHNAMVVCNFDLNITYVSAGWEGSATDARVLRSAMNTPVGKFEVPPGKFYLVDGGYANTASFLAPYRKVRYHLKEFGHGHRRPQNYKELFNHRHAVLRNHDERALGVLKKRFPILKVATFHKLENQVKIPSAAAVLHNIIRSMNGDEKWLDNQPNNIDPIHFVDLPDGDQGNDEANIEGNNLRDSIAHAMWADYQHRRN, encoded by the exons ATGGATATGAGCATTAGAGATCGTATTaggaagaggcgggaggaggatgacgatgatcTCATGATATTAATCATCCCTGCTCTGCATCATTTGGGTTATCTTGGAGGGAGGGTTGCTGAGCCACAACATATACCATTGCTAACCGGGGCAGAAAAAGTCAAGGAGCTGCTTGAAGGCCCTGTCAAGAAATGTAGGATTGCATTCAGAATGGAGCCTTACATTTTCAAAGCCTTGGCAAATTATCTTAGAAAGGAAAAGTTGGTGCGTGATACTAGGATCAAGGTTGAGGAAAAGCTAGGGTTCTTTCTATATATGCTTAGCCACAATGCATCATATGGAGATCTGCAAGTCTTCTTTGGGCATAGCAACGATACGTTCCATAATGTTATGAAGCGGTTCTTCGATATTGTTGTCCCTGCCCTCAACTTGCGATTTCTAAAGGCTCCTTCAAATCAAGTACATCCAAAAATTCATCAAGATAACAGATTTTATCCTTACTTCAAG AATTGCCTAGGCGCGATTGATGGAACCCACATCCCCGTATCTGTATCACCAGAACAAGCCGCACCTTTCAGAAATAGGAAAGGGACACTAAGCCACAATGCGATGGTAGTTTGCAATTTTGATCTGAACATAACCTATGTATCTGCTGGATGGGAAGGATCAGCAACTGATGCTAGGGTTCTTAGATCTGCAATGAACACACCTGTTGGGAAGTTTGAAGTACCTCCAGGAAAGTTTTATCTAGTAGATGGCGGTTATGCCAACACAGCATCCTTCCTTGCACCCTACCGTAAGGTGAGGTACCATTTGAAGGAGTTCGGACATGGACACCGGAGACCTCAAAACTACAAAGAGCTTTTCAACCATCGCCACGCCGTCTTAAGGAATCATGATGAAAGGGCGTTGGGTGTCTTAAAAAAGCGATTTCCGATCCTCAAAGTGGCGACCTTTCACAAATTGGAGAACCAAGTAAAGATTCCCTCGGCTGCTGCGGTTTTGCATAACATCATTCGATCAATGAACGGAGATGAGAAGTGGTTAGATAACCAGCCAAATAATATTGACCCAATACATTTTGTTGATCTACCAGATGGTGATCAAGGAAATGATGAAGCAAATATCGAAGGCAACAACTTAAGAGACTCAATAGCTCATGCAATGTGGGCTGATTACCAGCATCGTAGAAACTAG
- the LOC127319541 gene encoding uncharacterized protein isoform X1, with amino-acid sequence MSIYGRDVDTTLKNFGVGLKQMHSQRMAALLIDIDAAMKEDDGPSVHFPTGGGVEDENMDGADGHDDEGTANHADEEIPAADSEETDNDNFVVEARAADMDPRTLVVDMPQSTVLLDSSTGGDVAGEQVAVDSLVTSPMNSPFARIPEGISVEAWNRAPDPPSIDLFSQDPDEVVVPEQQITIPAEEITLPADVASVVKLDDTSSEQPKAMEATTPPIPSRDAEDHLGENVSPQHPTNTGENVTVIKRARLVAADDKLSLIAGIPLHVGSTVIVAERSPSPSDVVTKDASTGAKTVEKKTRYKRAAKGELSPPKLKKIKVSQDVVRKYGKYVSHGHKFKRKKKNEVSKEFLKIGRFFCSYKSFIGALRPRQYLSNVVMAVWTEKFNHAAKASAEKNPRNHKRYAFSPYFAVSNLLHFSLPSLSHVITCFIIFYCFQTYMKSLL; translated from the exons ATGTCTATTTATGGTCGTGATGTTGACACCACGCTCAAGAATTTTGGTGTTGGTTTGAAACAAATGCATTCGCAGCGCATGGCAGCTTTGCTTATTGACATAGATGCAGCAATGAAAGAAGATGATGGTCCTAGTGTGCATTTCCCAACCGGAGGGGGAGTTGAAGATGAAAATATGGACGGTGCTGACGGACATGATGATGAAGGTACTGCCAATCATGCCGATGAAGAAATCCCAGCGGCTGATTCTGAAGAAACAGACAACGACAATTTTGTTGTCGAAGCAAGAGCTGCTGACATGGACCCACGCACACTCGTCGTGGATATGCCCCAATCAACTGTTCTGTTGGATTCTTCTACTGGTGGAGATGTTGCTGGTGAACAGGTTGCTGTTGACAGCCTTGTGACGTCACCTATGAACTCACCATTTGCTCGTATACCGGAGGGTATATCTGTAGAAGCTTGGAATAGAGCCCCTGACCCTCCATCTATAGATCTATTCTCCCAGGATCCAGATGAAGTTGTTGTGCCTGAACAGCAAATTACTATTCCTGCAGAAGAAATTACTCTGCCTGCTGATGTTGCTTCTGTAGTGAAGCTAGACGACACAT CTTCTGAGCAGCCTAAAGCTATGGAGGCTACAACACCACCCATACCATCCAGGGATGCTGAAGATCACTTGGGCGAGAACGTGTCACCGCAGCATCCTACAAACACAG GTGAAAATGTTACAGTTATTAAGAGAGCTAGACTTGTTGCTGCCGATGACAAACTAAGTCTGATTGCTGGTATTCCTTTACATGTCGGTTCAACTGTTATTGTGGCTGAAAGAAGCCCTTCTCCTTCTG ATGTTGTCACCAAAGATGCTAGTACTggtgctaaaactgttgaaaagaaaactaggtacaagAGGGCTGCCAAGGGTGAACTCTCACCTCCGAAGCTGAAGAAGATTAAGGTCTCTCAAGATGTTGTGCGTAAGTACGGCAAATATGTTTCACATGGACATAAattcaagaggaagaagaagaatgaagTGTC CAAAGAGTTTCTGAAGATTGGTCGATTCTTTTGCTCATACAAGTCCTTCATTGGAGCTCTTCGTCCACGCCAATATTTGAGCAACGTTGTGATGGCAGTTTGGACAGAGAAGTTCAATCATGCAGCAAAAGCAAGTGCTGAGAAGAATCCCCGAAATCACAAGAGATATGCTTTTTCTCCGTACTTTGCGGTAAGTAATTTATTGCATTTTTCTCTTCCAAGCTTGTCCCATGTTATCACTTGCTTCATCATCTTTTATTGTTTTCAAACATACATGAAAAGCTTGTTGTAG
- the LOC127319598 gene encoding uncharacterized protein has product MVSFRMTRAAAELQDGGGGRARMRWWGFKKVEEGRMELWPTAQAGEERLCLWDWSGGSARRQFAARPEEVEAQNRYRQNQRNENKRLGAHRASAGPLVRWSLAWKSRGRPLGKSGGRSGSGTGGGRLVTRRRGEPVRPRERAGRARAGRSGELEAAANVERASWNPDLEKTLVELLHEHNVPQYRGNNGWSSEAWSKIVSEFHAKHTYVTMDKNQIQEKEKELKRDYKMLKEARMQSGASWNEKRCMIEAEPHLWNNIITTFPRANKFRKKPFPLFDALGELYDGQYAEGTWNFTSTQPPQYPVFNKVNEGDQLSSSGVEFPDLEESYAYQAQHEAGDARQKTTEEVLPQTTEDTSVEKNGQRPPRKAGAASNQEKEPKKVKKGAALEGALERYIDVRIQQVQGEAAALAREKELVQANDYSIKRCISILMKTTWPRDEKVKASEVFQIPANRETFISFNEDDPELGLLWLRGKVDKL; this is encoded by the exons ATGGTTTCATTCAGGATGACGAGGGCCGCGGCGGAGCTTCAGGATGGTGGAGGCGGGCGAGCAAGAATGCGGTGGTGGGGTTTCAAGAAGGTGGAGGAAGGGAGGATGGAGTTGTGGCCAACAGCTCAAGCAGGCGAGGAGCGACTGTGCCTGTGGGACTGGAGCGGCGGCTCTGCTCGGCGCCAGTTTGCGGCGAGACCAGAGGAAGTGGAGGCAC AGAATAGATACAGACAGAATCAGAGAAATGAGAACAAGAGGCTAGGGGCTCACCGCGCGTCCGCTGGTCCGCTGGTCCGCTGGTCGTTGGCGTGGAAGAGCAGGGGCAGGCCTCTAGGGAAGAGCGGCGGCAGATCCGGCTCGGGGACCGGGGGAGGCAGGCTGGTGACGCGCAGACGCGGTGAGCCAGTGAGGCCCAGAGAGCGGGCGGGGCGGGCGCGCGCCGGGCGGTCAGGCGAACTTGAGGCGGCGGCG AATGTAGAGAGAGCCTCCTGGAATCCAGACCTTGAGAAGACCTTAGTTGAGTTACTTCATGAACATAATGTTCCTCAGTATAGGGGTAATAATGGGTGGTCTTCTGAGGCTTGGAGTAAGATAGTCAGTGAGTTCCACGCCAAACACACATATGTCACCATGGACAAAAATCAGATTCAAGAGAAGGAGAAGGAATTGAAAAGAGACTACAAGATGCTGAAAGAAGCAAGAATGCAAAGTGGTGCTTCTTGGAATGAGAAAAGGTGCATGATAGAGGCTGaaccacatctttggaacaacatCATCACT ACATTTCCTAGAGCTAACAAGTTCCGCAAGAAGCCTTTTCCTCTCTTCGATGCTCTGGGAGAATTATATGATGGACAATATGCAGAAGGGACTTGGAATTTCACCTCTACTCAACCACCACAATATCCTGTTTTTAATAAAGTAAATGAGGGAGACCAACTCAGTAGTAGTGGAGTCGAATTTCCAGATTTAGAAGAAAGCTATGCGTATCAAGCACAACATGAAGCTGGAGATGCAAGACAGAAAACAACTGAAGAAGTACTACCACAAACTACAGAAGACACAAGTGTTGAAAAGAATGGACAGAGGCCGCCTAGAAAGGCTGGTGCAGCGTCCAATCAAGAAAAGGAGCCAAAGAAGGTTAAGAAAGGTGCGGCACTGGAAGGAGCACTAGAGAGGTATATTGATGTGAGAATTCAACAGGTTCAAGGTGAGGCTGCTGCCTTAGCGAGGGAAAAggagttggtgcaagcaaatgaTTACTCAATCAAGAGATGCATCTCTATTCTCATGAAAACAACATGGCCACGAGATGAGAAGGTAAAAGCATCCGAGGTTTTCCAGATTCCAGCAAACAGAGAGACATTTATCAGTTTCAATGAGGATGACCCAGAACTTGGTCTGCTTTGGTTAAGAGGAAAGGTGGATAAGCTTTGA
- the LOC127319541 gene encoding uncharacterized protein isoform X2, with protein sequence MSIYGRDVDTTLKNFGVGLKQMHSQRMAALLIDIDAAMKEDDGPSVHFPTGGGVEDENMDGADGHDDEGTANHADEEIPAADSEETDNDNFVVEARAADMDPRTLVVDMPQSTVLLDSSTGGDVAGEQVAVDSLVTSPMNSPFARIPEGISVEAWNRAPDPPSIDLFSQDPDEVVVPEQQITIPAEEITLPADVASVVKLDDTSSEQPKAMEATTPPIPSRDAEDHLGENVSPQHPTNTDVVTKDASTGAKTVEKKTRYKRAAKGELSPPKLKKIKVSQDVVRKYGKYVSHGHKFKRKKKNEVSKEFLKIGRFFCSYKSFIGALRPRQYLSNVVMAVWTEKFNHAAKASAEKNPRNHKRYAFSPYFAVSNLLHFSLPSLSHVITCFIIFYCFQTYMKSLL encoded by the exons ATGTCTATTTATGGTCGTGATGTTGACACCACGCTCAAGAATTTTGGTGTTGGTTTGAAACAAATGCATTCGCAGCGCATGGCAGCTTTGCTTATTGACATAGATGCAGCAATGAAAGAAGATGATGGTCCTAGTGTGCATTTCCCAACCGGAGGGGGAGTTGAAGATGAAAATATGGACGGTGCTGACGGACATGATGATGAAGGTACTGCCAATCATGCCGATGAAGAAATCCCAGCGGCTGATTCTGAAGAAACAGACAACGACAATTTTGTTGTCGAAGCAAGAGCTGCTGACATGGACCCACGCACACTCGTCGTGGATATGCCCCAATCAACTGTTCTGTTGGATTCTTCTACTGGTGGAGATGTTGCTGGTGAACAGGTTGCTGTTGACAGCCTTGTGACGTCACCTATGAACTCACCATTTGCTCGTATACCGGAGGGTATATCTGTAGAAGCTTGGAATAGAGCCCCTGACCCTCCATCTATAGATCTATTCTCCCAGGATCCAGATGAAGTTGTTGTGCCTGAACAGCAAATTACTATTCCTGCAGAAGAAATTACTCTGCCTGCTGATGTTGCTTCTGTAGTGAAGCTAGACGACACAT CTTCTGAGCAGCCTAAAGCTATGGAGGCTACAACACCACCCATACCATCCAGGGATGCTGAAGATCACTTGGGCGAGAACGTGTCACCGCAGCATCCTACAAACACAG ATGTTGTCACCAAAGATGCTAGTACTggtgctaaaactgttgaaaagaaaactaggtacaagAGGGCTGCCAAGGGTGAACTCTCACCTCCGAAGCTGAAGAAGATTAAGGTCTCTCAAGATGTTGTGCGTAAGTACGGCAAATATGTTTCACATGGACATAAattcaagaggaagaagaagaatgaagTGTC CAAAGAGTTTCTGAAGATTGGTCGATTCTTTTGCTCATACAAGTCCTTCATTGGAGCTCTTCGTCCACGCCAATATTTGAGCAACGTTGTGATGGCAGTTTGGACAGAGAAGTTCAATCATGCAGCAAAAGCAAGTGCTGAGAAGAATCCCCGAAATCACAAGAGATATGCTTTTTCTCCGTACTTTGCGGTAAGTAATTTATTGCATTTTTCTCTTCCAAGCTTGTCCCATGTTATCACTTGCTTCATCATCTTTTATTGTTTTCAAACATACATGAAAAGCTTGTTGTAG